The DNA window CGGAGCCCGGCGTGCCCGCGGACCCGGACGAGCCCGCGGCGCCCGGTGAGCCGGGCAGCCCGGACGGCCCGGACATCCAGACCGTCACCCAGCCCAAGGGGCTCGAGGCGCTCGCGGAGACCGGCGCCGGCGCTCCGCTCGGCGTGGTGATCCCGGCGGGTGCGGGGCTGCTGCTGGCCGGTGCGGTGCTGTACCGCCGGTCCCGTTCGGCGGCGTAGGGCAGGAGACCCGCGCCGGCAGGGCCGGCGCGGGAAACGGAGCGGGCCCCGCGATCGCGGGGCCCGCTCCGTCTTCACCAGGTGGCTCGTACCTGTCGGATGATGCGCCTGCGCAGCCGCACGCGGCGGCTGCCGTCACGGCGCAGACTCAGTCGGTCCAACTCCCAGTGTCCGTACTCGGCATGGTCCGTCAGCAGACGGGTCGCCTCCTTGCGGGAAACCCCGCGAGGGACGTACACGTCGACAAATTCGTATTCCGGCATCGCGTCCATTGTGCGGGGAGCGACTGAGCGGAGCAACGGGATTGAAAGGGTAAAAATCCTGGTCAAGCCTGGCAGGCCGCAAATGCCCTGGATGTCCGGCCTTATGGCTGCCGGCTTGCGCCCCGCGCGGGCAGGTCGGCGGGGAGCCCGGCCGAGGTGAGCAACGACTGTGTGGCGTTGGGGAGGGGAAGAGAGGCGTTTTGCCTGATCAGAAGGATGAGCCTGCGATCGGGGCAGGCCGCCTCGGCGTCGGATGCGTATCTGTTGTGCGGGCAGAGCCCCGGTACGGATAGCGTCTGCACTA is part of the Streptomyces agglomeratus genome and encodes:
- a CDS encoding DUF5703 family protein, producing the protein MPEYEFVDVYVPRGVSRKEATRLLTDHAEYGHWELDRLSLRRDGSRRVRLRRRIIRQVRATW